The region AGGAAAATAAAGATTTAATAGATTTTACTTCAAAATTTGAAGAGCTGAAGCCAATCCCTAAAGCCGACACTACTGCCAACATCAATTTTAAGCTGGCAGCCCTAATTGCGAACATGGAAATTGGAAAAAAATTAATATTTTCTGAAGAACTACTTACCACCTATCGTGACAGCCTTTATACAGAGTGGAAGAGAACAAATGAAGAAGAATTCAATAATTCAAAAGATTATGGTTTAGCGGTTGCGCAACACCTATCTGAATGGATTGAAAAAGATAATTACAAAGAAACCCGCACTATGCCTAAATACTCTGTGTATAGTGACGATCCCGGCCGCTGGCAACCCACCCCACCCTCCTATATGGATGGTATTGAACCGCATTGGCCAAAAATAAGACCTTTTACACTTGATTCTTCTTCCCAATTTAAACCGGCACCTCATCCCGAGTTTTCACTTAAGAAAGGAACAGCTTTTTACGATGAACTTGTTGAAGTTTATGAGATTAAAAAAGAAATGGAGAAAACAGGTGATGATGCTGAAGAAGTGAAAATAGCCAAGTTTTGGGATTGTAATCCTTATGTTTCAACCCAAAGAGGCCATCTTATGTTTGCTACCAAAAAAATTACTCCCGGCGGGCACTGGATGGGAATTTGTAAAATTGCTTCTAAAAAAGCCGACCTGGATTTTGCGCAAAGTTCTTATGCTTATACCGCAACTGCCATTGCCCTGGCAGACGGGTTTATAAGCTGTTGGGACGAAAAATATAGTAGCAACCTTGTTCGACCTGAAACATTAATTAATAAGTTTATAGACGATAATTGGAAGCCCGTGCTCCAAACTCCACCATTTCCTGAGTATTCCAGCGGGCATTCTGTGGTTTCGGGTGCAGCTTCTATCGTTCTTACCAGGATCTTTGGAGATGATTTTAATTTTGAAGATGACACCGAGGTAAAATACGGATTACCAATAAGATCGTTTAATTCCTTTTCTCACGCAGCCAACGAAGCCGCTATAAGTAGATTATATGGCGGAATACATTATCGCTCTGCAGTAGAAAATGGTATTGTTCAGGGTCGAAATCTTGGTAACCACGTAGTAAAAAACCTCAACATACAACCTCTCACCTACTAATTTAATGTCAAAAAAATACTGGCTACTGCTTCTTACTGGCTTACCTGTGCTTTTTCTGCTTTGGTATTTTGCAATTAAAAATGATGATTATACGATAAAGTTTGAAGCCAAAGCACTTCCCGGCGAAATAGCCTACAGGATAGATGCTCCTGTTTTCGATAGAATGGAAATTAATAATTCTGAGATTAAATTTGATTTTTCGCGAGTAGTACAGGAAGCAAAATTGGGTTCAGAAAGCTATAACCTTAATTGGATAATTAAACCGAAGAATGACTCTGTCACTAAAATAAAAGTAGAGATCACCAATAAAAATAATTCTTTTGAAGATCGTTTTCTCTTACTCATAGGCCAAAACGATTCTCAAAAGGAAATGAAAGCTGAAATAGCTTACTTTAATAAAGCCCTGACTACTAATCGTGAATTATACACGGTAACAATTGAAGGTGAGACTGTTTCTCCTGAAAATACCTGTGCCTGTATTACAACCGATAGTAAAGTAGATCAAAAAGCTTTTGAAATGATGAAAACTATAGATATACTTTCAAATTATATCCTCGATAACGATCTCAAAACGCTTGGCAGACCTAGAATACTCATTAACTCCTGGGATAAAAAATCTAAAAATATCAAC is a window of Salegentibacter salegens DNA encoding:
- a CDS encoding vanadium-dependent haloperoxidase, which encodes MKKIFYLFIFTIVLTSCVKDEKPIVVTAENYHQTVDKITEIMVHDIFSPPVASRIYAYSNLAAYQIMRQENKDLIDFTSKFEELKPIPKADTTANINFKLAALIANMEIGKKLIFSEELLTTYRDSLYTEWKRTNEEEFNNSKDYGLAVAQHLSEWIEKDNYKETRTMPKYSVYSDDPGRWQPTPPSYMDGIEPHWPKIRPFTLDSSSQFKPAPHPEFSLKKGTAFYDELVEVYEIKKEMEKTGDDAEEVKIAKFWDCNPYVSTQRGHLMFATKKITPGGHWMGICKIASKKADLDFAQSSYAYTATAIALADGFISCWDEKYSSNLVRPETLINKFIDDNWKPVLQTPPFPEYSSGHSVVSGAASIVLTRIFGDDFNFEDDTEVKYGLPIRSFNSFSHAANEAAISRLYGGIHYRSAVENGIVQGRNLGNHVVKNLNIQPLTY